The Apium graveolens cultivar Ventura chromosome 6, ASM990537v1, whole genome shotgun sequence genome contains a region encoding:
- the LOC141664122 gene encoding aminomethyltransferase, mitochondrial — MRGAGFWQLGQSITRRLAQADKKSVARRCYASEADLKKTALFDFHVAHGGKMVPFAGWSMPIQYKDSIMDSTLNCRENGSLFDVAHMCGLSLKGKDSIPFLEKLVIADVAGLAPGTGTLTVFTNEKGGAIDDSVITKVTDDHIYLVVNAGCRDKDLAHIGEHMEAFKAKGGDVSWHIHDERSLLALQGPLAAPVLQHLTKEDLSKLYFGEFQILDINGSRCFLTRTGYTGEDGFEISVPSENAVDLAKAILEKSEGKVRLTGLGARDSLRLEAGLCLYGNDMEQHTTPVEAGLTWAIGKRRRAEGGFLGAEVILKQIADGPSVRRVGLISAGPPARGHSEIQNEKGENIGEVTSGGFSPCLKKNIAMGYVKSGNHKAGTKVKIVVRGKAHEGAITKMPFVATKYYKPS, encoded by the exons ATGAGGGGAGCTGGTTTCTGGCAACTTGGGCAGTCCATCACCCGCCGTCTTGCTCAGGCTGACAAGAAGTCTGTGGCTCGGAGATGCTATGCTAGTGAAGCTGATCTCAAGAAGACTGCTCTATTTGACTTCCATGTTGCCCATGGTGGCAAGATGGTGCCTTTTGCTGGTTGGAGTATGCCAATTCAGTACAAGGATTCAATTATGGATTCAACCTTGAATTGCAGGGAGAATGGTAGCCTTTTTGACGTGGCACATATGTGTGGGTTAAGCCTCAAGGGGAAGGATAGCATTCCGTTTCTTGAGAAGTTGGTAATTGCTGATGTTGCTGGACTTGCCCCTGGGACCGGTACATTGACTGTCTTCACAAATGAGAAAGGTGGGGCAATTGATGATTCTGTGATCACCAAAGTGACTGATGATCATATATACTTGGTTGTGAATGCTGGGTGCAGAGACAAGGATCTTGCACATATTGGGGAGCATATGGAAGCATTCAAAGCCAAAGGTGGGGATGTGTCGTGGCACATTCATGATGAGAGATCTCTTCTAGCCCTTCAG GGTCCTCTGGCTGCTCCAGTTCTTCAACACCTTACAAAGGAGGATCTAAGCAAGCTTTACTTTGGGGAGTTCCAGATATTGGATATCAATGGATCAAGATGCTTTCTTACTAGAACAGG GTACACAGGTGAAGATGGATTTGAAATCTCTGTACCTTCAGAGAATGCTGTGGATCTTGCCAAGGCAATACTAGAAAAATCCGAAGGTAAAGTAAGGCTAACAGGGCTCGGTGCAAGAGACAGTCTTCGACTTGAAGCTGGATTGTGCCTCTATGGCAATGACATGGAGCAGCACACCACCCCTGTTGAGGCTGGTCTTACCTGGGCAATCGGAAAGAGAAGAAGAGCGGAAGGGGGGTTTCTAGGAGCCGAGGTGATACTTAAACAAATTGCAGATGGTCCATCAGTCAGGCGTGTTGGTTTGATTTCTGCAGGACCTCCAGCAAGAGGTCACAGCGAGATTCAGAATGAAAAAGGAGAAAACATTGGAGAAGTCACTAGCGGAGGATTTAGCCCGTGCTTGAAGAAGAACATTGCTATGGGTTACGTAAAATCTGGAAACCACAAGGCAGGCACCAAAGTTAAGATTGTTGTTCGCGGCAAAGCTCACGAAGGGGCAATCACAAAGATGCCATTCGTGGCCACAAAATATTACAAGCCTTCTTAA